From the genome of Leptotrichia sp. oral taxon 847:
GTATGACGATGAAGAAAATTATAAAGAAGCTGAAAAGTGGTATTTAAAAGCTATTGATAAAGGGAGTCTAATTGCAATCTCAAATTTGGCGTATAACTATATTGAGTTGGAAGATTATGCAAAAGCGATAAAATACTATAAGGAATACGCAAAAGTAGCAGATAATCCCGATAATTATTACTGGATGGGGTTTGCATATTCATATTTGGAAGACTATAAGAATGCAAAAGAGTGGTACTTAAAAGCTGTTAAAACTGATGAAGGCGGTTTTTCAGAAAATCAATTGGGAGTGATTTTTGATAACGAAGGAAATCAGAAGGAAGCTATGAAATGGTATTTAGCTTCTATAAAAAAAGGGGATTTGTGGGCGTACAACAATTTAGCTGTAGATTACATTGCGCTAGGCGATTATGAAAATGCTAAAAAATGGCTGGAAAAAGGCTTGGAATTGATTAAAAAATCAAGCGATTATTCAGATAACTTGGAATTACAAAAAAGTCTAAAAGAAAATTTAGATTATATTAAAAAAGCAAAATAAAAAAGATATTTTTTGAGGTTGAGAAAATTTAAAATTGTATTTTAAAATAAAAAGAGGTGATAAATTTGGATTTTAAGCTACATTCGGAATTTAGTCCGACCGGAGATCAGCCAAAAGCGATTGAAAAGATTGTGGAAAATTTGGAAAATGGGATTACAGATCAAATTCTGCTTGGGGTGACGGGGTCTGGAAAGACATTTACAGTTGCAAATGTCATTGAAAAAATAAATAGGCCAGCGCTGATTATGGCACCTAACAAAACTTTGGCAGCACAGCTTTATAACGAATATAAAAACTTTTTTCCAGAAAACGCTGTGGAATATTTTGTTTCGTATTACGACTATTATCAGCCAGAAGCGTATATTATGGCAACGGATACATACATTGAAAAGGATTCGTCAATTAACGATGAGATTGACAAAATGCGTCATGCGGCAACCGCAGCACTTTTGAATCGAAGAGATGTCATAATTGTCGCATCAGTTTCAGCAATTTATGGTTTGGGGTCGCCAGAAGCATATAAAGAAAAATCAATTCCAATTGATGTAGAAACTGGAATTGAGCGGGATGAGCTTATAAAAAGGCTTATTTCACTTAGATACGAAAGAAACGATATTTCTTTTGAGCGTTCTAAATTTCGTGTGAAAGGGGATATTTTGGATTTGTATCCGTCTTATCAAGACACCGCTTACAGATTTGAGTTTTTTGGTGATGATTTGGAGAATATTTTTGAAATACATCCTCTGACAGGGCAGAAAATTAGAGAGATAAAAAGGCTTACGATAATGCCGGCGACACACTATTTGACAACAGAAGACACCCAAAAGATGTTTTTGGAAATAAAAAAGGAAATGGAAGACAGAGTTCACGAATTTAGAGCTGAAAATAAATTAATTGAAGCTCAGAGAATAGAGCAGCGTACAAAATATGACTTGGAAATGATTGAAGAAATCGGTTACTGTAAAGGAATAGAAAATTATTCGAGATATTTGACTGGAAAAAATGCCGGAGAAGAGCCTGATACGCTGATTGACTACTTTCCTGATGATTTAGTCGTATTTTTGGATGAGTCGCACATTTCCGTGCCGCAGATAAATGGGATGTATAAAGGGGATAGAGCAAGAAAACATTCGCTTATTGAAAATGGATTCAGGCTTCCGAGTGCCTACGACAATAGACCACTAAAATTTGAAGAGTTTTTTGCAAAAGTTCCGCAAGCAGTGTATATTTCAGCAACTCCAAGTGATTATGAGATAGAGCAGTCCAAAGGGGAAATCGTGGAGCAGTTAATTCGTCCGACAGGAGTTGTTGAGCCAAGTATAGACATTCGTCCAACTGAAAATCAAATTGATGATTTGATGGATGAAATCAAGGTTAGAGTCGCTAAAAAAGAAAGAGTTCTCGTTACAACGCTTACAAAAAAAATGGCAGAAGAGCTCACAGATTATTATTTGGACTACGGGATAAAAATAAAATATATGCACTCGGACATTGATACGATTGAGAGAACCGAAATAATAAGAGGACTTAGAAAAGGTGAATTTGACGTCTTGGTTGGAATAAATCTTTTGAGAGAAGGACTTGATATTCCTGAGGTTTCGCTTGTTGCAATTTTGGAAGCTGACAAAGAAGGATACTTGCGTTCGAGAAGATCGCTTATTCAAACAATGGGAAGAGCAGCAAGAAATGTGGAAGGAAGTGTAATCTTGTACGCTGACAGAATGACTGACAGCATGAAGGAAGCAATAACTGAAGTGGAAAGACGACGAAAAATTCAAGAGCAGTACAACAAGGAAAATGGAATCAATCCAAAATCAATAAAAAGAAAAATTGACGCAGCGCTAGTTGACTACGAATTAGAAAAAGAGGAAGAAATTAAAAAAGTCGCTAAAAATTATAAAAATATAAAAGAAATTGAAAAAGAAGTGAAAAAATTGGAGAAAGAAATAAAAACATTATCCGAAGAGCTTAATTTTGAAGAGGCAATTAAAGTAAGGGATAAGATGAACGAGTTAAAAAAAGTTTTGATGGAATTATAAATCAAAATAAAAAAATTAAATAAAAATAAATTAGGAGAGTGAAAAAAATGATAAAAGTATACCATTATCCAAAATGTACAACTTGCAAAAGAGCGTTAAAATGGCTCAAAGAAAATAATGTTGAATGTGAAAAAAAGGATATCAAAGAGCAGCCGCCAGTATTTGAAGAAATGAAAGAAATTTATAAAAAAAGTGGATTACCGCTAAAAAAATTTTTTAACACGAGCGGACTTGTTTATAAAGAATTGAAATTAAAAGATAAATTAGCTGATATGTCAGAAGATGAGCAGTTAAAACTGCTTTGTTCAAATGGAATGCTTATTAAAAGACCACTCGTTATTGGAAGTGATTTTGTCTTGGTTGGATTTAAAGAAAATGAATGGGGGAAATTTTTTTAAAATTGAAAAAGCAAGTAAACTGTGATATACTCTAATAATGAAACAGTAAAAATGAAAGAAGGTTTATAAATATGGCACAGACACCGCTGATGAAGCAATATAGAGAGATTAAACAAAATTTTCGTGACTGTATATTGTTTTTTAGACTAGGTGATTTTTATGAGATGTTTTTTGAAGATGCGCTTACGGCTTCAAAAGAGCTGGGACTAACGCTTACTTCAAGAAATAGGGAAAAGGGGATGGATGTACCATTAGCTGGAATTCCGTTTCACTCGGCAAATTCATATATTTCTAAGATGGTTGCAAAAGGTTATAAAGTTGCGATTTGTGAACAAGTGGAAGATCCTAAAACGGCAAAAGGAATTGTAAAACGGGAAGTTGTCAACATTATAACGCCAGGAACAGTTATGGACATCGAATCTTTGGACGAAAAAAGTAATAATTATTTGATGAGTATATTGGAAGAAAATAATAAAATCGGGATTTCATATATTGATATAACAACTGGGGAATTTAAAGTTGCTGAGATTGAAAAAGATAAACATTATATAAAATTATTTAATGAGCTTAATAAAATTGAGCCTAAAGAGATTTTATTAACGGAAGAATTTTACAGAGTTATAAAAGAAAAAATGGATGATTTTACGAAAAAAAATGATTCTCTTGTAACTTTTGCGACAAAAGTTAGGGATAGTGAAAAGTTTTTAACTGATTATTTTAAAGTCGTATCTCTTGAAAGTTATGGGATAAAAAATAAAAAAGTTATTATAAATTCAGCTGCAATGGCGCTTGACTATGTGATGGAAATGCAGGTTGGAAGTGAGCTTACAGTTGAAAAAATGGAATTTATAAATATTTCAAATTATGCAGAAATTAATTCAATTACGCAAAAAAATTTGGAACTTATAAAAAATCAGCGAGAAAAGACTGTTTATGGCTCACTTTTATGGGTACTGGATAAATGTAAAACTTCTATGGGGACAAGGCTTTTAAAAAAATTCATAAATAATCCGCTTCTTTCGGCAGAAAAAATCGAGAAAAGACAAAATGATGTGGAATGTTTTTTGGAAAATATTTTACTAAGAGAAGATTTACGGGAAATTTTGGAAGAAGTTTATGATTTAGAGCGGCTAGTTGGAAAAATAATTTTTGGAAATGAAAATGGAAGAGATTTGGTGGCACTGAAAAAGACAATAAAATCATCGCTTGAAATTATGAATTTACTAAAAGAATATGATTTTTTTAATGAAATAGATTCAAAAAAACTTTCTGAAATTTTTCAAATAATTGAAGAGAGCATAAATGAAGATGCACCGTTTTCTGTGCGGGAAGGAAATATTATAAAAAGAGGCTTTAATCGTGAACTTGACGAAATTAGAAATATCATGAACTCTGGAAAAGATTTTCTTTTGGAAATTGAAAAACGGGAAAAAGAAAAAACTGGAATAAAAAATATGAAGATAAAGTACAATAAAGTGTTCGGTTATTTTATCGAAATTACAAAGTCAAATCTAGATTTGGTTCCAGAAAGTTATATTAGAAAGCAAACTCTTACAAATTCAGAAAGATTCGTAACCCCAGAACTCAAAAAATATGAAGATACGATTATTAATGCAAAAGCTAAAATTGAAGATTTGGAATATCATCTCTTTAAGGAAATTAGTGGTAAGATTAAAGAAAAAAGGCATATTTTGGCAAGACTTTCAGAAATACTTTCTTATCTTGATGTAGTTGTATCTTTTGCGGTAGTTGCAACTGAAAATAATTATGTAAGACCTCAAATTTGTGAAGATTATGATTTTGAAATAATTGGTGGACGTCATCCAGTTGTGGAAAAACTTATTGGTAGAAATGACTACGTTGCAAATGACACTTTTTTAAGTGAAATGGAGAGCTTTGTAATTTTGACAGGTCCTAATATGTCAGGAAAATCAACTTATATGAAACAAATTGCACTAATTTCAATAATGGCTCAGATTGGCTCATTCGTCCCAGCTAAGAGTGCAAAACTTTCAATTGTGGATAAATATCTGACTCGAATTGGTGCATCAGACGATATTTTATCTGGGCAAAGTACGTTTATGGTGGAAATGAGTGAAGTTTCAAATATTTTGAATAATGCGACAAAAAATAGCCTTGTAATTTTGGATGAAGTAGGAAGAGGAACTTCCACTTTTGACGGGATTTCAATTGCCACAGCGATATCAATTTATATTCACGATAAGATTGGCGCAAAAACTGTTTTTGCAACACATTATCACGAACTAACTGATCTTGCGTCCAAATTTAAAAATATAAAAAATTATCGGATTGAAGTTGATGAAAAAGATGGAAAAGTTATGTTTTTACGAAATATTGTAAAAGGTGGAGCTGATAAGTCATATGGAATTGAAGTGGCAAGACTTGCGGGGCTTCCTAAAGAAATTTTGAGCGAAGGGAAAAAACTTTTGAAGAGACTGGAGCAAAAAAAGGAGCTTATAGAAAAGACGATAGATGTAAAACAACTGTCGCTTTTTTCTATGAATGGGGAAATTGATGAAGTCGGTGAAGAAACTTGTGAGTTTGAGAAAAAATCAGAAATAGAAAATGATTTTTATGAAGAAAAAATTAGTGAAATAAAAAAAGAAAAAGAAAACATCGAAAGAGAAAAGGAAAATTTACAAAAAATTGTTTTTAATATTAAAAATTATGATGTAGATAATGTAACTCCGATGGAAGCAATGAAGTTTCTGTTTGAATTAAAAGAAAAAATAAAAAATAATTAGGAGAAAAAAATGTGGAAAAAAATAATTTATGGAGTGTTGCTTTTAATATTGTTATACTTTATATATGCCGTATTTTTTAAAAAAATTCCATCTCCATTAGAACAGATGCAAAAAGATATGAAAGCTAAAAAAGTTGTGTATAGATTAAAAGATGAAGTAATAGTCTATGCCGATGAGCAGATAGGTTCTGAAGGTGATGAAGTTGTAAGATTTAAAAAAGTTATAATTGATTTGGTTAAGAAAAAAATGCTTATTTCTGGAAAAGAGGGAGAAGTAAATACAAAGACGTATGATGCGCTTTTGACTGGAAAAGTCGTGGGAGCGACAAAGGATAAAAAGTGGGAAATTTATACCGAGCGGGCAGAATATAAAAAACAAGGTGACAAGTTGATTTCTCCAGTTCGGACAAAACTTATAAATAATGTAGATAAAACAGTTTCTGAAGCGGATAAAGTCGAAACAACAACAACTTTTCAGGATATAGTTGCAACAGGACATGTAAGTTATGTAAACAACAAGGATAAAAAGAAAATGACTACGGATAAAATGACTTATAATGATCCGACAAAAGTGAGTCTTGCTGAAGGACATGTCGTTTATACGGAAGAAAAGACAAAAAGAGTGCTAGCAGCTGACAAAATGCGATATGACCAGCTTAACCAAATAGGAAATGCTGAAGGACATGTACATTATAAAGACCCAGAAAATAAATTGGACGCCCAAAAGGCGGACTACTATATGAAAGATGACGAGAATGAAAGAGTTGAAGGCTTTGGAAACGTAGTTTATACAGGAAAAGAAAGTGTAATCAAAGCAGATACAGCTGTGTATTTTATCAAGAAAAAACAAATTAATGGAAATGGACACGTCGTTTACACAGGGAAAGAAAGTGTCGTTACAGCAGATAGTGCTGTATATTTTGTCGATAAAAAGCAAGTTGATGGGAGAGGGCATGTTGTTTATACGGGAAAAACTATGATAATTACAGGAGATCATGTATTTTATGACAAAGTTGCTCAAATAATAAACGGTGACGGAAACGGAACTTACAATTATTTACCACGAAAAACAACAGGGACCTACAGAAGTGGAGTTTATGATCTAAAAACGCATACTATGACGACAAACGACTACTATACAGCAAATTACGATGATTATAAAATGGATGGAACAGGACTTGTTTACGTCTTCCCAACAGGGGCTGCCACAATGAATGGACCTTTTAATGTAAGAAAGCAAAATTTTGCAGTTCACGGAGAAAATGGTACGATGAATACGATTTCAAAAGATATTTTTGCAAATAAAATGGTTATGACAAGTGTTCAAGGAGATAGAATTTCTGCGGATAAAGGTCAGGGAAGTTTTGAGAAAAAGGAATTTAGGTTTGACGGACACGTAACTGGTAAAATTCGTGGAAATGTAAAAGATTTGGCAAATGATCCAAGACCGCTTGTGGAATCAGAAGCTGTACATTTTAGAGGAAATACTGCAAAAATTTATTTTGTTAAACATAAAAAAGGAAATAATATGAGTATCACCCGTACTGAAATCAAAGAAAATGTTCATATGACCTATAAAGAAATTACGCTTGATTCACAGTACAACGAAATGGATTCATTAAGAAACTTAATTCTTGCAAGAGATAAAGTAATGGTTGATTTTAAAAACAATACAAAAATGACTGCAAATTATTTGTATATGGATATGAATAAACAAGAAGGATACGCCAGAAACAACGTTAAAATTGTAAGTACGCTTCCACAGTTTAAAACAATAAATACAAGTGCCGATAAAGCGACAATTTATTTGAAAGACAAAAAAATAAAATTAAACGGACATGTCGTAACTTATCAAGGAAAGACGATAATTTCTTCGAAAGAGGCAATGTATGATATAAGAAACAGGGTACTTGAAAATTATGGAAATATCCAGATGCAGTATGATGTAAATAATGGTGGCTATGAGCAAAATAAATCAGATCCCAAAAATGTTGCAGCAGTGCAAGAGGTTATAAATAGATTGGCAGTTAACGAGCAAAATGGAAAGGCAGTTTTACCAAAAGCAATGACGGCTTCAAATGGAGTGCCTGTATCGATAAGATGGAAATCATCAAATTCGGCACTGATGTCGGTCAGTGGAAAAATGAACAAATCATTTTATGGCGGAAAGGCTAAAGAAGTTGCAATTAATGCCAAAGCAAAAGCGGGAACTGATACAGCTGAAAAAAACTTCAATAAGTCGGTACCATCTGAAAGCACAAAAGAAATGTTATCACGTGCAGCGGACAACATCTATTTTCCAGAAACTGGAGAAAATTTACCGTCGACAGTGAAAATAAATGTTCATAAAAAAGCAATAGATGTGCCAGTAAAATGGTCTAAGAAAGGTAACAAGCATACTGCAACGTTAGATTATGACGGAGTTCAATATGAAAAAGATTTTGAGAAAGGAGAATAATTTGATTCATTAAAAAAAATAAAAATAGTTTTTTATAGTATGTTAAAATTTATAAAAACACAAAAGACAAAGTTGAAATGTTAATTAGAGAAAGGAGATACAAAATGGTAAAATTTATAGTTAGGGGGTTACTCTTAATTTGTATAAGTTTTTCATTAATGGCTGAAAATGTAGAAAATGTAACATCTTCGGCAAATGAAATAAAAAACAGTAGCGAGATATTGTTAAACTGTTCAAATGTGGCACAAGGGAGTGTACAGGGAATCGGAACGTCCCTAAATAATGGAAATAACATATTTTTAAAATGTTTAAATTATGAAAATAACAGTGAAAATTTGAATAGAACAAATAAAGTTAATTCCAAAGATATATTATTAGAATGTTTAAACACAAGTGAAAATACGACAGGTGAAGCAGGGAAAAGTGAAAATTCCAATGAAAAGATATTGAAGTGTTCAAACCTAGTTAGGATAATTAATGCAAATGAATTGCTTCAAATGGGTAACATTGGAAGTATTAATGGAGTACAGCTCAAATGTACAAATACGGTAAAAAATGTAAATAAAACTGAAATACCATTATTAGACACCGGAGGTACAAATGACATAATATTAAAATGTTCTAGTGTATCTGAAGAAAGTACGTCTGAAAATCTGGCAAAAAATGAAACAGCAATAAACAATAGTGGAACAGTAAATTCTAATGAAATAACATTAAAATGTTCAAATATAGTTAGAGTCATTGACGGAAATAAGGTTTTTCCAGACAATCCCGAGAATAATGATGCAGTAATATTAAATTGTTCAGATACGACAGTAGCGCCAGTGAACAATGTTGTTGGAACGGTAGGACAATCAGGTGGAAGTACGGGACTGTCAGGAGGAGGTATAGGCGGAGTATCGCCTGTTGTACCTATTATTGGCGGAGCTGTTCCTGCTGTTGGAGCAATTATTGGTGCGACTAGACATCACGGCGGAGGTGGAGGAGGTAATGGCACTTCTAAACCTAAAAAAGGTGGTGGCGGAAACAATAAATTTAAGCCTCAAAAAGGTGGAGATGATAATTCTAACCCTAAAAAACGGAAAAAAGAAGATTCAAAGATACATAATGTGAGAGGAATTGGAATACAACCTGTTAATCCATTTTGGAGAAGTAATCTTCAAGAAGCAGAAGACTCTTATTCAAAAGCAGCAAGAGTGGGATTTCAATGGGTAAGA
Proteins encoded in this window:
- a CDS encoding LptA/OstA family protein, with amino-acid sequence MWKKIIYGVLLLILLYFIYAVFFKKIPSPLEQMQKDMKAKKVVYRLKDEVIVYADEQIGSEGDEVVRFKKVIIDLVKKKMLISGKEGEVNTKTYDALLTGKVVGATKDKKWEIYTERAEYKKQGDKLISPVRTKLINNVDKTVSEADKVETTTTFQDIVATGHVSYVNNKDKKKMTTDKMTYNDPTKVSLAEGHVVYTEEKTKRVLAADKMRYDQLNQIGNAEGHVHYKDPENKLDAQKADYYMKDDENERVEGFGNVVYTGKESVIKADTAVYFIKKKQINGNGHVVYTGKESVVTADSAVYFVDKKQVDGRGHVVYTGKTMIITGDHVFYDKVAQIINGDGNGTYNYLPRKTTGTYRSGVYDLKTHTMTTNDYYTANYDDYKMDGTGLVYVFPTGAATMNGPFNVRKQNFAVHGENGTMNTISKDIFANKMVMTSVQGDRISADKGQGSFEKKEFRFDGHVTGKIRGNVKDLANDPRPLVESEAVHFRGNTAKIYFVKHKKGNNMSITRTEIKENVHMTYKEITLDSQYNEMDSLRNLILARDKVMVDFKNNTKMTANYLYMDMNKQEGYARNNVKIVSTLPQFKTINTSADKATIYLKDKKIKLNGHVVTYQGKTIISSKEAMYDIRNRVLENYGNIQMQYDVNNGGYEQNKSDPKNVAAVQEVINRLAVNEQNGKAVLPKAMTASNGVPVSIRWKSSNSALMSVSGKMNKSFYGGKAKEVAINAKAKAGTDTAEKNFNKSVPSESTKEMLSRAADNIYFPETGENLPSTVKINVHKKAIDVPVKWSKKGNKHTATLDYDGVQYEKDFEKGE
- the uvrB gene encoding excinuclease ABC subunit UvrB, with amino-acid sequence MINLDFKLHSEFSPTGDQPKAIEKIVENLENGITDQILLGVTGSGKTFTVANVIEKINRPALIMAPNKTLAAQLYNEYKNFFPENAVEYFVSYYDYYQPEAYIMATDTYIEKDSSINDEIDKMRHAATAALLNRRDVIIVASVSAIYGLGSPEAYKEKSIPIDVETGIERDELIKRLISLRYERNDISFERSKFRVKGDILDLYPSYQDTAYRFEFFGDDLENIFEIHPLTGQKIREIKRLTIMPATHYLTTEDTQKMFLEIKKEMEDRVHEFRAENKLIEAQRIEQRTKYDLEMIEEIGYCKGIENYSRYLTGKNAGEEPDTLIDYFPDDLVVFLDESHISVPQINGMYKGDRARKHSLIENGFRLPSAYDNRPLKFEEFFAKVPQAVYISATPSDYEIEQSKGEIVEQLIRPTGVVEPSIDIRPTENQIDDLMDEIKVRVAKKERVLVTTLTKKMAEELTDYYLDYGIKIKYMHSDIDTIERTEIIRGLRKGEFDVLVGINLLREGLDIPEVSLVAILEADKEGYLRSRRSLIQTMGRAARNVEGSVILYADRMTDSMKEAITEVERRRKIQEQYNKENGINPKSIKRKIDAALVDYELEKEEEIKKVAKNYKNIKEIEKEVKKLEKEIKTLSEELNFEEAIKVRDKMNELKKVLMEL
- a CDS encoding tetratricopeptide repeat protein produces the protein MKKYFILLLIAINLGLGVQGFSAMAKEEKEKLESQINKAYEKKDAKTEKSLIAKYLNEFPDDAGYLNMLGTLYDDEENYKEAEKWYLKAIDKGSLIAISNLAYNYIELEDYAKAIKYYKEYAKVADNPDNYYWMGFAYSYLEDYKNAKEWYLKAVKTDEGGFSENQLGVIFDNEGNQKEAMKWYLASIKKGDLWAYNNLAVDYIALGDYENAKKWLEKGLELIKKSSDYSDNLELQKSLKENLDYIKKAK
- the mutS gene encoding DNA mismatch repair protein MutS; this translates as MAQTPLMKQYREIKQNFRDCILFFRLGDFYEMFFEDALTASKELGLTLTSRNREKGMDVPLAGIPFHSANSYISKMVAKGYKVAICEQVEDPKTAKGIVKREVVNIITPGTVMDIESLDEKSNNYLMSILEENNKIGISYIDITTGEFKVAEIEKDKHYIKLFNELNKIEPKEILLTEEFYRVIKEKMDDFTKKNDSLVTFATKVRDSEKFLTDYFKVVSLESYGIKNKKVIINSAAMALDYVMEMQVGSELTVEKMEFINISNYAEINSITQKNLELIKNQREKTVYGSLLWVLDKCKTSMGTRLLKKFINNPLLSAEKIEKRQNDVECFLENILLREDLREILEEVYDLERLVGKIIFGNENGRDLVALKKTIKSSLEIMNLLKEYDFFNEIDSKKLSEIFQIIEESINEDAPFSVREGNIIKRGFNRELDEIRNIMNSGKDFLLEIEKREKEKTGIKNMKIKYNKVFGYFIEITKSNLDLVPESYIRKQTLTNSERFVTPELKKYEDTIINAKAKIEDLEYHLFKEISGKIKEKRHILARLSEILSYLDVVVSFAVVATENNYVRPQICEDYDFEIIGGRHPVVEKLIGRNDYVANDTFLSEMESFVILTGPNMSGKSTYMKQIALISIMAQIGSFVPAKSAKLSIVDKYLTRIGASDDILSGQSTFMVEMSEVSNILNNATKNSLVILDEVGRGTSTFDGISIATAISIYIHDKIGAKTVFATHYHELTDLASKFKNIKNYRIEVDEKDGKVMFLRNIVKGGADKSYGIEVARLAGLPKEILSEGKKLLKRLEQKKELIEKTIDVKQLSLFSMNGEIDEVGEETCEFEKKSEIENDFYEEKISEIKKEKENIEREKENLQKIVFNIKNYDVDNVTPMEAMKFLFELKEKIKNN
- a CDS encoding arsenate reductase family protein codes for the protein MIKVYHYPKCTTCKRALKWLKENNVECEKKDIKEQPPVFEEMKEIYKKSGLPLKKFFNTSGLVYKELKLKDKLADMSEDEQLKLLCSNGMLIKRPLVIGSDFVLVGFKENEWGKFF